One window of the Wolbachia endosymbiont of Encarsia formosa genome contains the following:
- a CDS encoding ABC transporter substrate-binding protein: MNLIKFLTIFIVISSSAYANCIGHKTFVLAMKQQVDNTSMKGNRKNLEHVQEELLKIIQNNVDLKGISRFVIGKYWNLSTQKEKEEFLKEYEVYLARLCAKILYKYINNSEMIIMSTKAVDDETCLIGTRFSYGDEEFTNIDFKVTKSDGSFLINDVVMSGISISINQRSQFSEKIDTNGMASVIDELKRNNNL; the protein is encoded by the coding sequence ATGAATCTTATTAAGTTCTTAACCATTTTTATTGTAATCTCCTCAAGTGCTTACGCGAATTGTATAGGGCACAAAACTTTTGTGCTTGCCATGAAGCAGCAAGTAGACAACACGTCTATGAAAGGGAATAGAAAAAATCTAGAACATGTACAAGAAGAACTTCTGAAAATTATTCAGAATAATGTTGACCTCAAAGGAATATCTCGATTTGTCATAGGGAAATATTGGAATTTATCTACTCAGAAAGAAAAAGAAGAGTTTCTAAAAGAATATGAAGTATATCTCGCGCGCTTGTGCGCTAAAATTTTGTATAAATACATAAATAATAGTGAAATGATCATAATGAGTACAAAAGCAGTTGACGATGAAACTTGTCTGATAGGAACAAGATTTTCTTATGGTGATGAGGAATTTACAAATATTGACTTTAAAGTTACTAAAAGTGACGGTTCTTTCTTAATAAACGATGTTGTAATGAGTGGAATAAGTATTTCTATTAATCAACGTTCTCAATTTAGTGAAAAGATCGACACGAATGGCATGGCAAGTGTAATAGATGAATTAAAACGTAACAATAATTTATGA
- a CDS encoding type II toxin-antitoxin system RatA family toxin — protein sequence MLHQYKEQGVFFCPSHEIFQVVIDVEKYPDFVPWCKAVYIKEKTDSQMIVDLLAAFHGIKGSYTSEVTFLSPNGANKSWIKAVSSNGIFKHLYNEWKFTPIDESKTMVEFYIKFEFKSNLFSALLNSVYKYTQSKIIAAFKDRVESVAEKKLS from the coding sequence ATGTTACACCAATATAAAGAACAAGGTGTTTTTTTCTGTCCATCTCATGAGATATTTCAAGTTGTAATTGACGTTGAGAAGTATCCTGATTTTGTTCCTTGGTGCAAAGCTGTTTATATAAAAGAAAAAACTGATAGCCAAATGATTGTGGACCTCCTTGCAGCTTTTCATGGCATTAAAGGAAGTTACACATCAGAAGTGACCTTTCTTTCTCCAAATGGAGCAAATAAAAGTTGGATAAAAGCTGTGTCGTCAAATGGAATATTTAAACATTTATACAACGAATGGAAATTCACTCCTATAGATGAAAGTAAAACTATGGTAGAGTTCTATATAAAGTTTGAATTTAAATCCAATTTGTTTTCCGCCTTATTAAACTCAGTTTATAAATACACACAAAGTAAAATAATTGCTGCATTTAAAGACAGAGTAGAAAGTGTTGCCGAGAAAAAGTTATCTTGA
- a CDS encoding thioredoxin domain-containing protein, giving the protein MIFRLLFLLIFISVSSYAAIEQNLPNTQKTDEITSKELLSLLPDDKLLGDPKAPILMIEYASLTCYHCSLFYKKVFPKIKEKYIDTGKMLYIFRHFPLDYRGLKAAMLSYCYEKEEDYFNFNKAVFNAIDSWNYSNFSDLTILQKIAALSNLKQDVFNQCINDKKMMDKIINDKSLAINKLDITATPVFIIKLNDEKSYVENGKIKHEGYRELEYFTNVIDELYGKAIVK; this is encoded by the coding sequence ATGATTTTTAGATTATTGTTCTTACTTATTTTTATAAGTGTTAGTTCTTATGCAGCTATTGAACAAAACTTACCCAACACTCAAAAAACTGATGAAATAACATCAAAAGAACTACTGTCACTACTGCCTGATGATAAATTATTAGGTGATCCAAAAGCACCAATTTTAATGATAGAATATGCTTCGCTCACTTGTTATCACTGTTCTCTTTTTTATAAGAAAGTTTTTCCTAAAATCAAAGAAAAGTACATAGATACAGGTAAGATGTTATACATATTCCGTCATTTTCCTCTAGATTACAGAGGATTAAAAGCTGCAATGCTAAGTTATTGCTATGAAAAAGAAGAAGACTATTTTAATTTTAACAAAGCTGTGTTTAATGCAATAGACTCGTGGAACTACTCTAATTTTAGTGATTTAACTATACTACAAAAAATTGCTGCACTAAGCAATTTGAAGCAAGATGTATTTAACCAATGCATTAATGATAAAAAGATGATGGACAAAATTATAAATGATAAATCACTTGCAATTAATAAACTTGATATCACAGCTACTCCTGTATTCATCATCAAGCTTAACGATGAAAAATCATATGTAGAGAATGGTAAAATCAAACATGAAGGGTATAGAGAGCTGGAATACTTCACTAATGTAATAGATGAGTTATATGGAAAAGCTATAGTGAAGTAA
- a CDS encoding DUF2671 domain-containing protein — MSYNIANEVETLSKKSNNNEGVKLLHNPAYREKYKERFNEAQKKVMDMVQFYDGTIVLIENKIAMYYYAWHSKKREFERKKQQTVSKNNDSA; from the coding sequence ATGTCTTATAACATTGCTAACGAAGTTGAAACGTTAAGCAAGAAGTCTAATAATAATGAAGGAGTGAAATTACTGCACAACCCAGCTTATCGCGAGAAGTACAAAGAACGCTTTAACGAAGCTCAGAAAAAAGTTATGGATATGGTCCAATTTTATGATGGAACTATAGTATTAATAGAGAATAAAATTGCTATGTATTATTATGCTTGGCACAGTAAAAAAAGAGAGTTTGAGCGTAAAAAGCAACAAACAGTATCAAAAAATAATGATTCAGCATAG
- a CDS encoding O-methyltransferase has translation MRHNFSRKSLYIRSLFAKEYKEIEEHCTLDKKQRIQITPEEGKLLNLFIKIHKVKSIVEIGTLYGYSSICMVKALPKDGHIYTIENNPQHSRIAKKNFSAFNLSDKITLIEGDALEKINELSTKAPFDMIFIDADKSSYPKYLDWAESYIKQDGLIVADNTLLFDTVFLESPPKEVSEKSWHAMREFNDRLSDEKKYFSILIPTEEGMTVALKLTQVKNQGQRNV, from the coding sequence ATGCGTCATAACTTTAGCAGAAAATCGTTGTACATAAGAAGCTTATTTGCAAAAGAGTATAAAGAAATAGAAGAACATTGTACTCTTGATAAGAAACAACGTATTCAAATCACTCCTGAAGAAGGAAAATTATTAAATTTATTTATCAAAATCCATAAAGTTAAAAGCATAGTTGAAATTGGCACGTTATATGGTTATTCGTCAATTTGTATGGTAAAAGCTTTACCGAAAGATGGTCATATATATACAATAGAAAATAATCCTCAACACTCAAGAATAGCAAAAAAAAATTTTAGTGCTTTTAATCTAAGTGATAAAATTACTCTAATAGAAGGTGATGCACTAGAAAAAATTAATGAATTATCAACAAAGGCACCATTTGACATGATATTCATCGATGCTGACAAAAGTAGTTATCCTAAGTATTTAGATTGGGCAGAGTCATACATTAAACAAGATGGGCTAATCGTTGCAGATAACACTCTATTATTTGATACAGTATTTTTAGAATCTCCTCCAAAAGAAGTATCAGAAAAGTCATGGCATGCTATGAGAGAGTTTAATGATAGATTGTCAGATGAAAAAAAATATTTCTCCATATTGATTCCTACTGAAGAAGGAATGACTGTAGCTTTAAAACTAACGCAAGTTAAAAATCAAGGTCAGCGTAATGTCTAG
- a CDS encoding glutathione S-transferase family protein — MILYHFPLCPFSRKVRALLKEKKLSCDLVYENPWEKRNEFMEINPIGQVPVLIDNNFVIADSNAICEYIEETYNSDVKLLGSSTIIKSKIRALINWFDSKFYNEVTKYIMNEKVITNRSPDSRFLHAAQHNLPCHMEYIEHLINKNVWLATDKFTLADITLASHISIIDYVNSFPWEKSKILKEWYSIVKSRPCFREILLERVFGLTPPRHYADLDF; from the coding sequence ATGATTTTATATCATTTTCCTCTTTGTCCGTTTTCACGAAAAGTTAGAGCTCTTCTCAAGGAAAAAAAGCTGAGTTGTGATTTGGTATATGAAAATCCATGGGAAAAGCGGAATGAATTCATGGAGATCAATCCAATCGGACAAGTACCAGTATTAATAGATAATAACTTTGTAATAGCGGATAGTAATGCCATTTGTGAATATATAGAAGAGACTTACAATAGTGACGTCAAATTACTTGGTTCATCAACTATTATTAAGTCTAAAATACGCGCTTTAATCAATTGGTTCGATAGCAAATTTTACAATGAAGTTACTAAGTATATTATGAATGAAAAAGTAATTACTAACCGCAGCCCTGACTCTAGATTTCTTCATGCAGCTCAGCATAACCTGCCTTGCCATATGGAATACATCGAACACTTAATTAACAAGAACGTTTGGCTTGCAACCGATAAGTTCACTTTAGCCGATATTACTTTAGCATCACATATTTCTATAATAGACTACGTAAATAGTTTCCCATGGGAAAAAAGTAAGATTTTAAAAGAATGGTACTCCATTGTTAAATCAAGGCCTTGTTTTCGCGAAATATTATTAGAGAGAGTTTTTGGCTTAACTCCCCCTAGACATTACGCTGACCTTGATTTTTAA
- the dnaX gene encoding DNA polymerase III subunit gamma/tau, translating into MNIALKYRPSSFKDLVGQDILVRILENAFTLNKIPQSILLSGSSGIGKTTTARIIALCLNCSLGPTFEPCGSCTSCLAIKNSSHPDVVEIDAASHTSVEDVRAILGDICYLPISSKFKVYIIDEVHMLSSNAFNALLKTLEEPPSSVKFILATTEIKKIPITIIARCQRFDLHNIPSAKIMERLNDIAQKENYFFEKEASELIAHHCNHSMRNALFLMNQAVLYSKDGTISTQSVKDILGLVDRNVIFDLLEAVLDSDLQKALLVFDNVVKTANPLNIFEDLLQTIQLICRFLITKEIDTEYEKSRVKDLSTKKSLIFFSRLWKVLLKGIQDIKVSTCNEIAAEMILISLCYLSDLPSPEQVIKKILSQNVEQGNRQGRPVAPSPPVIQVADYSDPKKYVEKPHSVIPVRDTGIHVKNKQQNYDFDKILQLLRRSNQIYLYKQLCSNLKLIDCKFGYLKLKAVSNLNSNFCNDLKSYLNQATNQEWVIIVDTSYMNREVSNLNYAPVVKDILNTFKGAKVVNIENKE; encoded by the coding sequence ATGAACATAGCATTAAAATATCGTCCTAGTAGCTTTAAAGATTTAGTAGGTCAAGATATATTGGTGCGTATACTAGAAAATGCTTTTACTCTCAACAAAATTCCACAATCTATACTGCTTTCTGGTAGCAGTGGAATTGGTAAAACCACCACTGCAAGAATAATAGCTTTATGTTTGAACTGCTCATTGGGGCCAACTTTTGAACCTTGTGGATCATGTACAAGTTGTCTGGCAATAAAAAATTCAAGCCATCCAGATGTAGTTGAAATCGATGCGGCAAGTCACACTAGTGTTGAGGATGTTAGAGCGATCTTGGGAGATATTTGCTATTTACCAATAAGTTCTAAATTTAAAGTTTACATTATAGATGAAGTACACATGTTATCCAGTAATGCATTTAATGCATTACTTAAAACTCTAGAAGAACCACCATCTAGCGTAAAGTTTATTCTGGCAACTACAGAAATAAAAAAGATACCAATAACTATTATTGCACGTTGTCAAAGGTTTGACTTACATAACATTCCTTCAGCTAAGATAATGGAGCGTTTAAATGATATTGCACAAAAAGAAAATTATTTTTTTGAAAAAGAAGCGTCGGAATTAATTGCTCACCACTGCAATCATTCAATGCGTAACGCTTTATTTTTGATGAATCAAGCAGTGCTATATAGCAAAGATGGTACAATATCCACTCAAAGTGTTAAAGACATACTTGGTCTAGTAGATAGAAACGTTATATTTGATCTACTGGAAGCAGTATTAGATAGTGATTTACAGAAGGCTTTGTTAGTATTCGACAATGTGGTAAAAACAGCAAATCCGCTCAATATTTTTGAAGATCTACTGCAAACAATCCAGTTAATATGCCGTTTTTTAATTACAAAAGAGATTGATACAGAATATGAGAAGAGCAGAGTAAAAGATTTGAGTACAAAAAAGTCTTTAATATTTTTTTCGAGATTGTGGAAGGTGCTGCTTAAGGGTATTCAAGATATAAAGGTTTCAACATGCAATGAAATTGCCGCTGAAATGATATTAATTAGCCTTTGTTATCTTTCTGATTTGCCTTCTCCGGAACAGGTGATCAAAAAAATTCTTTCACAGAATGTAGAGCAAGGAAATAGACAGGGCAGACCTGTTGCACCTTCTCCCCCTGTCATCCAAGTAGCTGACTACTCGGATCCAAAAAAATATGTGGAAAAACCCCACTCTGTCATCCCAGTGCGTGACACTGGGATCCATGTGAAAAATAAACAACAAAATTACGATTTTGATAAGATTTTGCAACTATTAAGGCGGAGTAACCAAATTTATCTTTACAAACAACTGTGTAGTAATCTAAAATTAATAGATTGTAAATTTGGGTATTTAAAATTAAAAGCTGTATCTAACTTGAACAGTAATTTTTGTAATGACTTGAAAAGTTACTTAAATCAAGCCACTAATCAGGAGTGGGTTATTATAGTTGATACGAGTTATATGAATAGGGAAGTGAGTAATTTAAATTATGCACCTGTAGTTAAGGATATATTAAATACGTTTAAAGGTGCAAAGGTAGTTAATATAGAAAATAAGGAGTAG
- a CDS encoding YbaB/EbfC family nucleoid-associated protein — MKQAQEMQKKLAEAQKKYIGKEFQGISGGGKVSVLVEVIKIGGYKAKKVNIDLELMRNEEKDIVEDLVTAAFNDAIKKSEEDMANATSDLAGMMGLPPGFKLPF; from the coding sequence ATGAAGCAAGCGCAAGAAATGCAAAAAAAGCTTGCGGAAGCCCAAAAAAAATATATTGGAAAAGAGTTTCAAGGTATTTCTGGTGGTGGCAAAGTTTCTGTATTAGTGGAAGTTATAAAAATAGGTGGCTATAAAGCTAAAAAGGTAAACATAGACTTAGAGCTTATGAGAAATGAAGAAAAAGACATAGTAGAAGATTTAGTGACAGCAGCGTTTAATGATGCCATTAAAAAATCAGAAGAAGATATGGCAAATGCAACCTCTGATCTTGCAGGTATGATGGGGTTACCACCTGGATTTAAACTTCCTTTTTAA
- a CDS encoding acyloxyacyl hydrolase, translating into MHYKKFFSAAALVTLLSLSNSAFSSDPIGPISDEETSYYVRLQYNGEILPFKTKITGITHKSGKDKDSPLKASFLAGGGAFGYKMDDIRVDVEGLYSQLSKDGDVAGDSAIAESLTAFSGLVNVYYDVAIEDMPVTPYIGVGVGAAYVSNPLATKVTDDKASGFAFAYQAKAGVSYDVTPEIKLYAGARYFGSYGANFKIAKDDARIKVLYSTVGAEAGVAFNF; encoded by the coding sequence ATGCATTATAAAAAGTTTTTTTCGGCAGCTGCTTTAGTGACGTTGCTAAGCCTATCAAACTCTGCTTTTTCATCAGACCCTATTGGTCCAATAAGTGATGAAGAAACTAGCTATTATGTTCGTTTGCAATATAATGGTGAAATTTTACCTTTTAAAACAAAGATTACTGGCATTACACATAAATCAGGTAAAGATAAGGATAGTCCCTTAAAAGCATCTTTTCTAGCTGGTGGTGGTGCATTTGGTTATAAAATGGATGATATCAGAGTTGATGTTGAAGGACTCTACTCACAATTGAGTAAAGACGGAGATGTAGCTGGTGATTCAGCAATTGCAGAAAGTTTAACAGCATTTTCAGGATTAGTTAACGTTTATTACGACGTAGCAATTGAAGACATGCCTGTCACTCCATATATTGGTGTTGGTGTTGGCGCAGCATATGTAAGCAACCCTTTAGCGACAAAAGTTACTGATGATAAAGCCTCTGGATTTGCTTTTGCTTATCAAGCAAAAGCTGGTGTTAGTTATGATGTAACCCCAGAAATCAAGCTTTATGCTGGTGCTCGTTATTTTGGTTCTTATGGTGCTAATTTTAAGATAGCTAAAGATGATGCCAGAATCAAAGTTCTTTACAGCACTGTTGGTGCAGAAGCTGGAGTAGCGTTTAATTTCTAG
- a CDS encoding RNA polymerase factor sigma-32: MLTPVANLSVNSSTNLMQYIAEVRKFPMLSQEEEVRLAKNWQEYQDISSAHRLITSHLNLVVKIAMKFKNYGLLLMDLVMEGNMGLMHAVKKFNPDLGFRFSTYAVWWIEASMKDFILKSWSLVKIGTTQAQRRLFFSLRKIKKRILQYTNRETLSKEEIKAISNELSVSEEDVVQMNYRLACKDQSLNNCIKIGDDSKKELQDMIPCNLVNQELAYQNHEEKALKETILSNSLASLNERSRDIFISRYLSENTQTLDELSKKYCVSRERIRQLAEQAMSKVKQHIKSESLKFGLHA, translated from the coding sequence ATGTTGACCCCAGTAGCGAATTTATCTGTTAATAGTAGCACTAATCTCATGCAATATATTGCTGAAGTGCGAAAATTTCCTATGCTTTCCCAAGAAGAGGAAGTGCGATTAGCAAAAAATTGGCAAGAATACCAGGATATTTCTTCTGCTCACAGGTTGATTACTAGCCATTTGAATTTGGTAGTAAAAATTGCAATGAAATTTAAGAATTACGGTCTATTGTTGATGGACCTGGTCATGGAAGGAAATATGGGTTTAATGCATGCAGTGAAAAAGTTCAATCCTGACTTGGGATTTCGTTTTTCAACTTATGCAGTATGGTGGATTGAAGCTTCAATGAAAGACTTTATATTAAAATCTTGGTCACTTGTAAAAATAGGTACAACGCAAGCACAAAGGAGATTGTTTTTTAGTTTACGTAAAATAAAAAAAAGAATTTTACAATACACAAACAGAGAAACTTTGAGTAAAGAAGAAATAAAAGCAATATCAAACGAGCTTTCTGTATCTGAAGAAGATGTTGTACAGATGAACTATCGTTTGGCTTGTAAGGATCAGTCGTTAAATAATTGTATAAAAATAGGTGATGACTCTAAAAAGGAGTTACAAGATATGATTCCGTGTAATTTAGTCAATCAAGAATTAGCTTACCAGAATCATGAAGAAAAGGCATTAAAAGAAACAATCTTAAGCAATTCATTAGCAAGTCTTAATGAAAGATCAAGAGACATTTTCATTAGCAGATATTTGTCTGAGAATACTCAGACTTTGGATGAGCTTAGCAAAAAATATTGTGTTTCAAGAGAAAGAATAAGACAGCTGGCTGAACAAGCGATGAGTAAGGTAAAACAACATATAAAATCAGAGAGTTTGAAATTCGGTTTACATGCATAG
- a CDS encoding invasion associated locus B family protein, with the protein MHSLFVFLIFFSIDTLASVSNVQLREKYKDWFVYTALEDGEKVCYIVSYPKEKSEHYTADRKPYVMVSYVDKKADEVSVTSGFQYNNEPVVLNIDKKIKYQLPIIQRSLAWTDDTKTDQDLILKMKQGLSMIVNGKIKTANVDDTYSLLGFQKAYQKMHDLCHTK; encoded by the coding sequence ATGCATAGTCTTTTCGTATTTCTAATATTTTTTTCAATAGACACTCTTGCATCGGTTAGTAATGTACAACTGAGGGAAAAATATAAAGACTGGTTTGTGTATACTGCACTGGAAGATGGTGAGAAAGTGTGTTATATTGTATCCTATCCTAAGGAAAAAAGTGAACACTATACAGCCGATCGCAAGCCTTATGTAATGGTCAGTTACGTTGATAAAAAAGCAGATGAGGTGAGCGTCACTTCTGGCTTTCAGTATAATAATGAGCCCGTAGTTCTCAATATCGATAAAAAAATAAAATATCAATTGCCGATAATACAGAGAAGTCTTGCGTGGACAGATGATACAAAAACGGACCAAGATTTGATTCTAAAAATGAAACAAGGATTATCAATGATAGTTAATGGAAAAATAAAAACAGCAAATGTTGATGATACTTATTCTTTGCTTGGGTTTCAAAAAGCTTACCAAAAAATGCACGACTTATGCCATACAAAGTAA
- the dnaN gene encoding DNA polymerase III subunit beta, which yields MLEVAGKEQVVCEQMRFSVGRASLLNTLSRVSGVVERRNAIDVLACINIKAQHGSIKLKATDLDISIFASLTASVSAEGEVKISAHTLHDIVKKLPTNLDVNFEMNNKGKLLISCGNANFSLPNVVSNNFPVLEEGDHQYDFTLLSADLVDLLTKTKFAVSLDDTRYNLNGIYLHTDEQFLYCVATDGHRLSCIKRPKPEDINGEFGVIIPRKTIMELLKVLCDCNEINIKLSDRKIKFTCGEYILISKLIDGTFPDYKAVIPTSQDKQMIVESSKLASVIDRVSVVVSDKIKSIKFSLQENLLTLHSNSQECSDATESIEVDYDGALMEVGFNSRYLLDALSCIKNKCKFSLSDGNSATIITDEDDSSALYIVMPMRT from the coding sequence ATGTTAGAGGTTGCAGGTAAAGAGCAAGTTGTATGTGAGCAAATGCGTTTTAGCGTTGGCCGAGCAAGTCTTTTAAATACGCTATCCAGAGTGAGCGGGGTGGTTGAAAGGCGCAACGCGATAGACGTTTTAGCGTGTATAAATATCAAAGCACAACATGGCAGCATAAAACTAAAGGCTACCGATCTTGACATTTCAATATTTGCCTCACTTACTGCAAGTGTATCAGCAGAAGGAGAAGTGAAAATCTCAGCACATACTTTACATGACATAGTGAAGAAATTGCCAACTAATTTGGATGTCAATTTCGAAATGAATAATAAAGGAAAATTATTGATATCCTGTGGAAATGCAAATTTTTCTTTACCGAACGTAGTTTCAAATAACTTCCCTGTTCTGGAAGAAGGTGATCATCAATACGATTTCACTCTACTAAGTGCAGATTTGGTAGACTTATTGACTAAAACGAAGTTTGCTGTGTCGCTGGATGATACAAGGTATAATTTAAACGGGATATATCTGCATACAGATGAGCAATTTCTGTACTGCGTTGCAACTGATGGCCACCGTTTATCATGTATAAAAAGGCCTAAACCTGAAGATATCAACGGCGAATTTGGGGTGATCATTCCACGTAAAACTATCATGGAATTATTGAAAGTATTGTGTGATTGTAATGAGATTAATATAAAACTTTCAGATAGAAAAATCAAATTTACATGTGGTGAGTATATTCTAATATCAAAATTGATAGATGGGACTTTTCCAGATTACAAAGCTGTCATTCCAACGTCTCAAGATAAACAAATGATTGTTGAGAGTAGCAAACTTGCTAGTGTTATAGACCGAGTTTCCGTTGTTGTGTCCGATAAAATAAAATCAATTAAATTTTCATTGCAAGAGAATTTATTAACTCTACATTCAAATTCCCAAGAGTGCAGTGATGCGACTGAGTCTATAGAGGTGGATTACGATGGAGCTCTTATGGAAGTAGGATTTAATTCACGTTATTTGCTTGATGCTTTATCCTGCATAAAAAATAAGTGTAAGTTTAGCTTATCAGATGGTAATAGTGCTACAATTATCACTGATGAAGATGATTCAAGCGCACTATACATAGTGATGCCAATGAGGACTTAA
- the truA gene encoding tRNA pseudouridine(38-40) synthase TruA: MRYKITIEYNGSGFSGWQKQQHSDNSIQETIENAIFNFSGERVSLHCGGRTDAGVHALGQVAHFNMERQFELYRIRNGINYHLKAIPIVVLGAEDVDDAFHARFSAKKRCYEYRIINRYAPAALEIGYVWQVFNPLDVNIMREAARHLLGKHNLSSFRSKDCQATNPVRTIDDIDIVQNGSHIYIKISAISFLHNQVRIIVGTLVEFGKNRTNPQEMLNILSQCKRNAAGVTAPPHGLYLVKIDY, encoded by the coding sequence GTGCGATACAAAATAACGATAGAATACAATGGCAGTGGTTTCTCTGGCTGGCAAAAGCAACAACACTCTGATAACTCAATTCAGGAAACCATAGAAAACGCTATATTTAATTTCAGTGGCGAGAGAGTCTCTTTGCATTGTGGTGGCAGAACTGATGCAGGGGTTCATGCTTTAGGGCAAGTTGCTCATTTCAATATGGAAAGGCAATTTGAGCTTTACAGAATAAGAAATGGAATAAACTATCACTTAAAAGCTATTCCTATAGTTGTGCTTGGTGCAGAAGATGTAGATGATGCATTTCATGCACGCTTCTCAGCAAAAAAAAGATGTTATGAATATAGAATAATTAATCGCTACGCTCCTGCAGCTCTGGAAATCGGTTATGTGTGGCAAGTATTTAACCCACTTGACGTAAACATCATGCGTGAAGCTGCTAGACACCTGCTTGGAAAACATAATCTTTCAAGCTTCCGCTCAAAAGATTGTCAAGCTACAAATCCGGTCAGAACAATCGATGATATTGATATAGTACAAAATGGAAGTCACATATACATCAAAATATCTGCGATTTCCTTTTTACATAACCAAGTGAGAATTATTGTTGGTACTTTAGTTGAATTTGGAAAAAATAGAACTAATCCACAAGAAATGCTAAATATATTAAGTCAATGTAAAAGAAACGCCGCTGGGGTCACTGCTCCGCCTCACGGCTTATACTTAGTAAAGATAGATTACTAG
- the recA gene encoding recombinase RecA — protein sequence MAHNPEERNDDKQKALDNAISQIERAFGKGAIMKLKQNPVEKIDTISTGSIALDSALGVGGLPKGRIIEIFGPESSGKTTLALHVIAEAQKKGGLCAFIDAEHALDVIYARKLGVNTDDLVISQPDTGEQALHIVEYLVCSGAVDVIVIDSVAALTPRAEIEGDMGDQHMGLQARLLSHGLRKLTSAVSKANCILIFINQIRMKIGVVYGNPETTTGGNALKFYTSIRLDIRKIGAIKDKENITGNETRVKVVKNKVAPPFREAKFDIMYNEGISKLGEIIDIGAKLGVLEKAGAYYSYNNTRLGQGRENVKSYLKANKEIANEIETKIRDLFKNHDNSIAIEEEREQLLEESVF from the coding sequence ATGGCACATAATCCAGAAGAAAGAAATGATGATAAGCAAAAAGCACTAGATAATGCAATAAGTCAAATTGAAAGAGCATTCGGTAAAGGTGCAATAATGAAGCTAAAGCAAAACCCTGTAGAAAAAATAGACACGATATCTACAGGGTCGATTGCACTTGATTCAGCTCTGGGTGTTGGGGGATTGCCAAAAGGACGTATAATTGAGATATTTGGCCCTGAGAGTTCTGGTAAAACTACCCTTGCTTTGCATGTAATTGCTGAAGCACAGAAAAAAGGAGGTTTATGTGCATTTATCGATGCGGAGCACGCACTGGATGTTATATATGCTCGTAAACTTGGAGTAAACACCGATGATTTAGTGATTTCACAACCAGACACTGGAGAACAAGCGTTGCATATTGTTGAGTATTTAGTATGTTCTGGTGCAGTTGATGTAATAGTTATTGACTCTGTTGCAGCACTAACTCCAAGAGCTGAAATTGAAGGAGATATGGGTGATCAGCACATGGGACTACAAGCAAGACTTCTAAGTCATGGGCTACGAAAGCTCACCTCTGCAGTTTCAAAAGCAAACTGTATATTGATATTTATTAACCAAATTCGTATGAAAATAGGAGTAGTATATGGAAATCCTGAAACTACCACCGGTGGGAATGCGTTAAAATTCTATACTTCTATAAGACTTGATATAAGAAAAATTGGTGCAATAAAGGATAAAGAGAATATTACGGGTAATGAAACGAGAGTTAAAGTTGTAAAAAATAAAGTCGCTCCTCCATTTAGAGAGGCAAAATTTGATATAATGTATAATGAAGGCATATCAAAACTTGGGGAAATAATAGATATAGGAGCAAAGCTTGGTGTGCTTGAAAAGGCAGGTGCTTATTATTCATATAACAATACGCGTCTTGGCCAAGGAAGAGAAAATGTAAAAAGTTACCTCAAGGCAAACAAAGAAATTGCAAATGAAATAGAAACAAAAATCAGAGATTTATTTAAAAATCACGATAACTCTATTGCAATAGAAGAGGAGCGTGAACAACTTCTAGAAGAATCAGTATTCTAA